A single Chrysiogenia bacterium DNA region contains:
- a CDS encoding endonuclease domain-containing protein, producing MQRPLRDPARLLRRNPTPAESKLWEKLRKRRLGGEKFRRQHGVGPYILDFYCPARRLGVEVDGGQHSEAEHFVRDSVRDEYLKAHGIRVLRFWNSQVERGMEEVLDEILRVIEVRR from the coding sequence ATGCAACGACCACTACGCGATCCCGCCCGTTTGTTACGACGCAATCCCACGCCTGCGGAATCAAAACTCTGGGAAAAGCTGCGAAAACGTCGCCTCGGCGGCGAAAAGTTTAGGCGTCAGCATGGCGTCGGCCCCTATATTCTCGACTTCTACTGTCCGGCCAGGCGGCTTGGTGTCGAAGTAGACGGCGGACAGCATTCGGAAGCTGAACACTTCGTTCGGGATTCGGTTCGCGATGAATATCTCAAAGCCCATGGGATTCGTGTGTTGCGATTTTGGAATTCGCAAGTTGAGCGGGGGATGGAAGAAGTGCTTGATGAGATTCTACGTGTGATCGAAGTGCGGAGATAG